A window of Ictidomys tridecemlineatus isolate mIctTri1 chromosome 15, mIctTri1.hap1, whole genome shotgun sequence contains these coding sequences:
- the LOC144370903 gene encoding uncharacterized protein LOC144370903 isoform X2: MTIQLRLLRGAASRPGVALLLLMLFTSGAIQALLPSLSQPQPSVLSGQGNPQILCVVQDVPIAAHVLSWYQQLQGHGPTFLLSQRQGAPPTYGLGVNPRFLAEMDLAQNTARLTVGNASPADEGIYYCAMWFSGLYLFGEGTRLFYQAEVQAPALPPPVLSLFVPASGPPSVALCVALGQHSAPLRISWVLRGQHWEEDEFTGRPGGPLVSWLQLPREAAGTTVSCQGLHQSGTIEAALYLPGGPGCKELDPNWNETHESSGDIPLELEHTLTAVTYCYLGLLGATPLYGLILVVLWRNRCCLGHLQVSPTQEAQAVPGDSRPQEGRGHSPVRAPEDETPSPSDLQDLTKAACAPASTSIQPASS; encoded by the exons ATGACAATCCAGCTAAGACTTCTGAGGGGGGCCGCGTCCAGGCCGGGAGTGGCCCTGCTGCTCTTGATGCTGTTCACCTCAG GTGCCATACAGGCCCTCCTGCCCTCGCTGTCCCAGCCTCAACCTTCTGTGCTGAGTGGGCAAGGCAACCCACAGATCTTGTGTGTGGTGCAGGACGTTCCCATTGCGGCCCACGTCCTGTCCTGGTACCAGCAGCTGCAGGGCCATGGTCCCACCTTCCTACTGAGTCAGCGACAAGGGGCTCCCCCGACCTACGGCTTGGGTGTGAATCCCCGCTTCCTGGCAGAAATGGATCTGGCCCAGAATACTGCACGCCTCACCGTGGGCAATGCCAGCCCTGCTGACGAGGGCATCTACTACTGTGCCATGTGGTTCTCAGGCCTGTATCTCTTTGGAGAGGGGACGCGTCTGTTCTATCAGG CGGAGGTGCAGGCTCCTGCTCTCCCACCACCAGTGCTGAGCCTGTTCGTCCCAGCCTCCGGCCCTCCCTCTGTCGCACTGTGTGTGGCCTTAGGACAGCACTCAGCCCCTCTGAGGATCTCCTGGGTACTGAGAGGCCAACACTGGGAGGAGGACGAGTTCACAGGGAGGCCTGGGGGACCCCTGGTCAGCTGGCTGCAGCTGCCTCGGGAGGCTGCAGGGACGACCGTGAGCTGCCAAGGCCTGCACCAGAGTGGGACCATCGAGGCCGCACTGTACTTGCCAGGCGGCCCAG GGTGCAAAGAGCTGGACCCCAACTGGAATGAGACTCATGAGAGCAGTGGAGACATCCCTCTTG AGCTGGAGCACACGCTGACTGCCGTCACCTACTGCTACCTGGGGCTGCTGGGTGCCACTCCCCTTTATGGCCTGATCCTGGTGGTTCTCTGGAGGAATCGCTGCTGCCTGGGCCACCTGCAGGTGTCTCCCACCCAGGAGGCTCAAGCAGTCCCTGGGGATTCCAGGCCTCAGGAAGGCAGGGGGCACAGTCCTGTCAGGGCCCCGGAGGATGAAACACCAAGCCCCAGCGACCTGCAAGACCTCACGAAGGCTGCCTGCGCTCCAGCCTCCACCAGCATTCAGCCAGCTTCCTCCTAG
- the LOC144370903 gene encoding uncharacterized protein LOC144370903 isoform X1, which translates to MTIQLRLLRGAASRPGVALLLLMLFTSGAIQALLPSLSQPQPSVLSGQGNPQILCVVQDVPIAAHVLSWYQQLQGHGPTFLLSQRQGAPPTYGLGVNPRFLAEMDLAQNTARLTVGNASPADEGIYYCAMWFSGLYLFGEGTRLFYQAEVQAPALPPPVLSLFVPASGPPSVALCVALGQHSAPLRISWVLRGQHWEEDEFTGRPGGPLVSWLQLPREAAGTTVSCQGLHQSGTIEAALYLPGGPGCKELDPNWNETHESSGDIPLAELEHTLTAVTYCYLGLLGATPLYGLILVVLWRNRCCLGHLQVSPTQEAQAVPGDSRPQEGRGHSPVRAPEDETPSPSDLQDLTKAACAPASTSIQPASS; encoded by the exons ATGACAATCCAGCTAAGACTTCTGAGGGGGGCCGCGTCCAGGCCGGGAGTGGCCCTGCTGCTCTTGATGCTGTTCACCTCAG GTGCCATACAGGCCCTCCTGCCCTCGCTGTCCCAGCCTCAACCTTCTGTGCTGAGTGGGCAAGGCAACCCACAGATCTTGTGTGTGGTGCAGGACGTTCCCATTGCGGCCCACGTCCTGTCCTGGTACCAGCAGCTGCAGGGCCATGGTCCCACCTTCCTACTGAGTCAGCGACAAGGGGCTCCCCCGACCTACGGCTTGGGTGTGAATCCCCGCTTCCTGGCAGAAATGGATCTGGCCCAGAATACTGCACGCCTCACCGTGGGCAATGCCAGCCCTGCTGACGAGGGCATCTACTACTGTGCCATGTGGTTCTCAGGCCTGTATCTCTTTGGAGAGGGGACGCGTCTGTTCTATCAGG CGGAGGTGCAGGCTCCTGCTCTCCCACCACCAGTGCTGAGCCTGTTCGTCCCAGCCTCCGGCCCTCCCTCTGTCGCACTGTGTGTGGCCTTAGGACAGCACTCAGCCCCTCTGAGGATCTCCTGGGTACTGAGAGGCCAACACTGGGAGGAGGACGAGTTCACAGGGAGGCCTGGGGGACCCCTGGTCAGCTGGCTGCAGCTGCCTCGGGAGGCTGCAGGGACGACCGTGAGCTGCCAAGGCCTGCACCAGAGTGGGACCATCGAGGCCGCACTGTACTTGCCAGGCGGCCCAG GGTGCAAAGAGCTGGACCCCAACTGGAATGAGACTCATGAGAGCAGTGGAGACATCCCTCTTG CAGAGCTGGAGCACACGCTGACTGCCGTCACCTACTGCTACCTGGGGCTGCTGGGTGCCACTCCCCTTTATGGCCTGATCCTGGTGGTTCTCTGGAGGAATCGCTGCTGCCTGGGCCACCTGCAGGTGTCTCCCACCCAGGAGGCTCAAGCAGTCCCTGGGGATTCCAGGCCTCAGGAAGGCAGGGGGCACAGTCCTGTCAGGGCCCCGGAGGATGAAACACCAAGCCCCAGCGACCTGCAAGACCTCACGAAGGCTGCCTGCGCTCCAGCCTCCACCAGCATTCAGCCAGCTTCCTCCTAG